A DNA window from Micromonospora sp. NBC_01739 contains the following coding sequences:
- the gcvP gene encoding aminomethyl-transferring glycine dehydrogenase yields MTTDLFADRHIGPGPDDERRMLETVGYASIDELMDAAIPEVIRWHGRLDLPEPASEPEALAELRALAGGNTVAVSMIGLGYHGTHTPAVIRRNVLENPAWYTAYTPYQPEISQGRLEALLNFQTMVSDLTGLATANASMLDEGTAAAEAMTLARRASKSRSAVYVVDADTLPQTIAVITGRAQPLGIEVRIVDVDRDELPAEFFGLHLQYPGASGAVRDHAGLVEAAHAVGALVTVAADLLALTLLRAPGEIGVDIAAGTTQRFGVPMGFGGPHAGYLAVRRGLERMLPGRLVGVSRDVAGDAAFRLALQTREQHIRREKATSNICTAQVLLAVMAGMYAVYHGPDGLRRIAGRTHEMAARMAAGLRAGGVEVAEVPFFDTVTATVPGRAGRVVAAAAERGVNLRLVDADRVGIACDETTTEAHLAQVWAAFEVPGIEGEVATALPAGLARTSDFLTHPVFRSHHSETAMLRYLRRLADLDYALDRGMIPLGSCTMKLNATTEMEPISWAEFAHLHPFAPAEQTTGYRTMIAQLEGWLAEVTGYDAVSVQPNAGSQGELAGLLAIRAYHHSRGQGHRDVCLIPSSAHGTNAASAVMAGMRVVVVGCDADGNVDLVDLDMKIEAHADTLAAIMVTYPSTHGVYETGIASLCAKVHDAGGQVYVDGANLNALVGFAKPGRFGADVSHLNLHKTFCIPHGGGGPGVGPVAVRAHLAPFLPGDPVGEPVAGRPAISAARYGSAGILPIPWVYLRMMGAQGLARATGMAVLAANYVAARLRAHFPVLYAGNKGLVAHECILDLRALTKAAGISVDDVAKRLIDYGFHAPTMSFPVAGTLMVEPTESEDLAELDRFCEAMIAIRAEIDAVAAGQWPAGDNPLVNAPHTAAMVSGDQWPHPYPRSVGGYPAGVDRVAKYWPPVRRVDGGYGDRNLVCSCPSPQAYED; encoded by the coding sequence ATGACCACGGACCTGTTCGCCGACCGTCACATCGGTCCCGGCCCGGACGACGAGCGCCGGATGTTGGAGACCGTCGGGTACGCCTCGATCGACGAGTTGATGGACGCGGCGATTCCGGAGGTGATCCGCTGGCACGGCCGGTTGGATCTGCCGGAGCCGGCCAGTGAACCGGAGGCCCTGGCCGAGCTGCGGGCCCTGGCGGGCGGCAACACGGTCGCCGTGTCGATGATCGGGTTGGGGTATCACGGTACGCACACCCCGGCGGTGATCCGCCGTAACGTGCTGGAGAATCCGGCCTGGTACACCGCGTACACCCCGTATCAGCCGGAGATCAGTCAGGGCCGGTTGGAGGCGCTGCTGAACTTCCAGACGATGGTGTCGGACCTGACCGGTCTGGCGACCGCGAACGCTTCCATGCTGGATGAGGGCACCGCGGCGGCGGAGGCGATGACCTTGGCGCGGCGGGCGTCGAAGAGTCGCAGTGCCGTGTATGTGGTGGACGCCGACACCCTGCCGCAGACCATCGCGGTGATCACCGGCCGGGCGCAGCCGCTCGGCATCGAGGTGCGGATCGTCGATGTGGATCGGGACGAGTTGCCGGCGGAGTTCTTCGGCCTGCACCTGCAGTATCCGGGGGCCTCCGGGGCGGTGCGTGATCATGCCGGGCTGGTGGAGGCCGCCCATGCGGTGGGGGCGTTGGTGACCGTCGCGGCGGATTTGCTGGCGTTGACGCTGCTGCGTGCGCCGGGGGAGATCGGGGTGGACATCGCCGCGGGCACCACCCAACGGTTCGGGGTGCCGATGGGCTTCGGTGGACCGCACGCCGGGTATCTGGCGGTCCGGCGGGGTCTGGAGCGGATGTTGCCGGGCCGGCTGGTCGGGGTGTCCCGGGACGTCGCCGGGGATGCGGCGTTCCGGTTGGCGTTGCAGACCCGTGAGCAGCACATCCGGCGGGAGAAGGCGACCAGCAACATCTGCACCGCGCAGGTGCTGCTGGCGGTGATGGCCGGCATGTACGCCGTCTACCACGGCCCGGACGGGCTGCGGCGCATCGCGGGGCGTACCCATGAGATGGCCGCCCGGATGGCGGCTGGTCTGCGTGCCGGTGGGGTCGAGGTGGCCGAGGTGCCGTTCTTCGACACGGTCACCGCTACGGTGCCGGGTCGGGCGGGGCGGGTGGTCGCGGCGGCGGCCGAGCGGGGGGTGAACCTGCGGCTGGTCGACGCGGACCGGGTGGGGATTGCCTGCGACGAGACCACCACCGAGGCGCATCTGGCGCAGGTGTGGGCGGCGTTCGAGGTGCCCGGCATCGAGGGTGAGGTGGCCACGGCGTTGCCGGCCGGGTTGGCCCGTACCTCAGACTTCCTGACCCATCCGGTGTTCCGCAGCCACCATTCGGAGACGGCGATGCTGCGGTATCTGCGGCGTCTGGCCGACCTGGACTACGCCCTGGACCGGGGCATGATCCCGTTGGGTTCGTGCACCATGAAACTCAACGCGACCACGGAGATGGAGCCGATCAGCTGGGCGGAGTTCGCGCATCTGCACCCGTTCGCCCCGGCGGAGCAGACCACCGGCTACCGGACGATGATCGCCCAGTTGGAGGGCTGGCTGGCGGAGGTCACCGGCTACGACGCGGTCAGTGTGCAACCCAACGCCGGTTCACAGGGGGAGTTGGCGGGTCTGCTGGCGATCCGCGCCTACCACCACAGCCGGGGCCAGGGGCACCGCGACGTGTGTCTGATCCCGTCGTCGGCGCACGGCACCAACGCCGCCAGCGCGGTGATGGCCGGGATGCGGGTGGTGGTGGTCGGCTGCGACGCCGACGGCAACGTCGACCTGGTCGACCTGGACATGAAGATCGAGGCCCACGCCGACACCCTGGCGGCGATCATGGTGACCTACCCGTCGACCCACGGGGTGTACGAGACCGGCATAGCGTCGCTGTGCGCGAAGGTCCACGACGCCGGCGGGCAGGTGTATGTCGACGGGGCGAACCTGAACGCGTTGGTCGGGTTCGCGAAGCCGGGCCGGTTCGGGGCGGACGTGTCGCACCTGAATCTGCACAAGACCTTCTGCATTCCGCACGGCGGGGGTGGCCCGGGGGTGGGTCCGGTGGCGGTACGGGCGCACTTGGCGCCGTTTCTGCCCGGTGACCCGGTCGGTGAGCCGGTGGCGGGGCGGCCGGCGATCTCGGCGGCCCGGTACGGGTCGGCGGGGATCCTGCCGATCCCGTGGGTGTATCTGCGGATGATGGGCGCGCAGGGGCTGGCCCGGGCGACCGGGATGGCGGTGCTGGCGGCCAACTATGTGGCGGCGCGGCTGCGGGCACACTTCCCGGTGCTGTACGCCGGCAACAAGGGGCTGGTGGCCCACGAGTGCATCCTGGATCTGCGGGCGTTGACGAAGGCGGCCGGGATCAGTGTCGACGATGTGGCCAAGCGGCTGATCGACTACGGGTTCCACGCCCCGACGATGTCGTTCCCGGTGGCCGGCACCTTGATGGTGGAGCCGACGGAGAGTGAGGATCTGGCCGAGCTGGACCGGTTCTGCGAGGCGATGATCGCCATCCGGGCGGAGATCGACGCGGTGGCGGCGGGGCAGTGGCCGGCCGGTGACAATCCGCTGGTCAACGCGCCGCACACGGCGGCGATGGTCTCCGGTGACCAGTGGCCGCATCCGTACCCGCGGTCGGTGGGCGGCTATCCGGCCGGGGTGGATCGGGTGGCTAAGTACTGGCCGCCGGTGCGGCGGGTGGACGGCGGCTACGGCGACCGGAACCTGGTCTGCTCGTGCCCGTCACCGCAGGCCTACGAGGACTGA
- a CDS encoding DUF5999 family protein codes for MCQHQPTCPSAEATDREAAKAIAGFPEQGWSLLCNGVIVFEDTGELLPDGSSIAPHRGPARHALAA; via the coding sequence ATGTGCCAGCACCAACCCACCTGCCCCTCCGCCGAAGCCACCGACCGGGAAGCCGCCAAGGCCATCGCCGGTTTTCCTGAACAGGGCTGGAGCCTGCTCTGCAACGGCGTCATCGTCTTCGAGGACACCGGCGAACTACTGCCCGACGGCAGCAGCATCGCACCGCACCGCGGCCCCGCCCGACACGCCCTCGCCGCCTGA
- a CDS encoding chorismate-binding protein: MVRGKSTERMNTPHPDVVEALPRMVIDPPAAPTACRGHLTERARWQWRPADGGDPATGIQDFLTDHGLPLHDLARPTPGRHHDHTVCGAALYVSATAGTLMIGGTPGPPSPADLPDIAVVVYSHTDTPPPAATPTTGWWRGPWTESWTPHQHATAVEQVRHAIARGDVYQVNLVGHAAAPYAGNPLPALARLGRLPGARYGGVLTGPDWAIGCASPETLIEVHHGTLTTRPIKGTRPATRAGRADLLASAKERAEHIMIVDLERNDLARIAATGSVRVDDLFAVRRWCDLWQAESTIRAQAADGLSLADLLRAVCPGGSVTGAPKLAALHQIATLEPVGRGASMGGLGWISPGHIDLGLTIRTAAVDREAVHVWAGGGITADSDPHAEVAEAAAKTTPVRAALH, from the coding sequence GTGGTGCGTGGGAAATCCACTGAACGGATGAACACCCCTCACCCAGACGTCGTGGAAGCGCTCCCACGCATGGTCATCGATCCACCGGCCGCCCCCACCGCCTGTCGCGGCCACCTCACCGAACGTGCCCGCTGGCAGTGGCGACCCGCCGACGGCGGCGACCCCGCCACCGGAATCCAGGACTTCCTCACCGACCACGGCCTACCCCTGCACGACCTGGCCCGCCCCACACCCGGCCGCCACCACGACCACACCGTCTGCGGCGCCGCCCTCTACGTCTCCGCCACCGCCGGCACCCTCATGATCGGCGGCACCCCCGGCCCACCCAGCCCCGCCGACCTACCCGACATCGCCGTCGTCGTCTACAGCCACACCGACACCCCACCACCGGCGGCCACCCCCACCACCGGCTGGTGGCGCGGCCCCTGGACCGAAAGCTGGACCCCACACCAACACGCCACCGCCGTCGAACAGGTCCGCCACGCCATCGCCCGCGGCGACGTCTACCAGGTCAACCTCGTCGGCCACGCCGCCGCCCCCTACGCCGGCAACCCCCTACCCGCCCTGGCCCGCCTCGGCCGACTACCCGGCGCCCGCTACGGCGGAGTCCTCACCGGCCCCGACTGGGCCATCGGCTGCGCCAGCCCGGAAACCCTCATCGAAGTCCACCACGGCACCCTCACCACCCGCCCCATCAAAGGCACCCGCCCCGCCACCCGCGCCGGCCGGGCCGACCTGCTCGCCTCCGCCAAGGAACGCGCCGAACACATCATGATCGTCGACCTGGAACGCAACGACCTGGCCCGCATCGCCGCCACCGGCAGCGTCCGCGTCGACGACCTGTTCGCCGTACGCCGCTGGTGCGACCTGTGGCAAGCCGAATCCACCATCCGCGCCCAGGCCGCCGACGGCCTCAGCCTCGCCGACCTGCTCCGCGCCGTCTGCCCCGGCGGCTCCGTCACCGGCGCCCCGAAACTGGCCGCCCTGCACCAGATCGCCACCCTGGAACCCGTCGGCCGCGGCGCCAGCATGGGCGGCCTCGGCTGGATCAGCCCCGGACACATCGACCTCGGCCTGACCATCCGCACCGCCGCAGTCGACCGCGAAGCCGTCCACGTCTGGGCCGGCGGCGGCATCACCGCAGACAGCGACCCCCACGCCGAAGTCGCCGAAGCCGCCGCCAAGACCACCCCCGTACGCGCCGCCCTGCACTGA
- the def gene encoding peptide deformylase produces the protein MTLRDIRIIGDPVLRTPSEPVTSFDTELRALVTDLMDTLLGKPGRAGVAAPQIGVNAQVFVYDADGHRGHMINPTLELSDELQDDDEGCLSVPGLYFPTPRALHATAHGYDQHGEPLTIAGSGFLARALQHETDHLHGRLYVDTLHGETRRRALREIRAGRFHSPRR, from the coding sequence ATGACCCTGCGCGACATCCGCATCATCGGCGACCCGGTACTACGCACCCCCAGCGAACCGGTCACCAGCTTCGACACCGAACTCCGCGCCCTGGTCACCGACCTGATGGACACCCTGCTCGGCAAACCCGGCCGCGCCGGCGTCGCCGCCCCCCAGATCGGCGTCAACGCCCAGGTCTTCGTCTACGACGCCGACGGCCACCGCGGCCACATGATCAACCCCACCCTCGAACTGTCCGACGAACTCCAGGACGACGACGAGGGCTGCCTGTCCGTCCCCGGCCTCTACTTCCCGACCCCCCGCGCCCTGCACGCCACCGCCCACGGCTACGACCAGCACGGCGAACCCCTCACCATCGCCGGCAGCGGCTTCCTCGCCCGCGCCCTGCAACACGAAACCGACCACCTGCACGGTCGCCTCTACGTCGACACCCTGCACGGCGAAACCCGACGCCGCGCCCTACGCGAGATCCGCGCCGGACGCTTCCACTCACCCCGCCGCTGA
- a CDS encoding GNAT family N-acetyltransferase → MTQATLRTARLVLVPLADEHLAGEIELDADAEVMRFLGPVRSAEQVREVHRRRLAVAGQVPGLGFWAGLVEGEFVGWWLLEPPQRADQGPVAGQAELGYRLARRWWRRGLASEGARELIRHGFVELGLSRVFAETMAVNVASRATMAAVGMRYVRTFHQSWPDPLPGSERGEVEYEITRRQWEASAAG, encoded by the coding sequence GTGACTCAGGCGACGTTGCGGACGGCCCGGTTGGTGTTGGTGCCGTTGGCGGATGAGCATCTGGCCGGTGAGATCGAGTTGGACGCCGATGCGGAGGTGATGCGGTTCCTGGGGCCGGTGCGCTCGGCCGAGCAGGTGCGTGAGGTGCATCGGCGGCGGTTGGCGGTGGCCGGGCAGGTGCCGGGGTTGGGGTTCTGGGCCGGTCTGGTCGAGGGTGAGTTCGTCGGTTGGTGGTTGTTGGAGCCGCCGCAGCGGGCCGATCAGGGGCCGGTGGCCGGGCAGGCGGAGCTGGGTTACCGGTTGGCGCGTCGGTGGTGGCGGCGGGGGTTGGCCAGTGAGGGTGCCCGGGAGTTGATCCGGCACGGTTTCGTGGAGCTGGGGTTGTCGCGGGTGTTCGCGGAGACGATGGCGGTGAATGTGGCGTCGCGGGCGACGATGGCGGCGGTGGGGATGCGGTATGTGCGGACCTTCCACCAGTCGTGGCCGGATCCGTTGCCGGGTTCGGAGCGGGGTGAGGTGGAGTACGAGATCACCCGCCGGCAGTGGGAGGCGTCAGCGGCGGGGTGA
- a CDS encoding GNAT family N-acetyltransferase, whose translation MRAEHDRRVLAGLLGRDPRLHAYELGDLDEFFWPYTSWYRRGEAVALLYHGARPPTLVVLARPEGVGESAALVAELAPVLPARLWAHLSPGVEQGLAGAFRVVSSGAHLKMALTEPDGLAGVVAAGEVLGRGHLPALRELYEVAYPGNWFDPRMVDTGRYVGVWAEGALVAVAGVHVYSPAFQVAALGNVTTHPAWRGRGLASAVVARLCGLLRAEVEHVTLNVKADNGAAVRLYERLGFRRVAEYGEFDLRAVGC comes from the coding sequence GTGCGCGCGGAGCATGATCGCCGGGTGTTGGCGGGGTTGTTGGGTCGGGATCCGCGGCTGCACGCCTACGAGTTGGGTGATCTGGACGAGTTCTTCTGGCCGTACACCTCGTGGTATCGGCGGGGTGAGGCGGTGGCGTTGCTGTATCACGGGGCGCGTCCGCCGACGTTGGTGGTGTTGGCCCGGCCGGAGGGGGTCGGGGAGTCGGCGGCGTTGGTGGCGGAGTTGGCGCCGGTGTTGCCGGCCCGGTTGTGGGCGCACCTGTCCCCCGGTGTGGAGCAGGGGTTGGCGGGTGCCTTCCGGGTGGTGTCCTCTGGTGCGCATCTGAAGATGGCGTTGACGGAGCCTGACGGGTTGGCGGGGGTGGTGGCGGCCGGTGAGGTGTTGGGTCGTGGGCATCTGCCGGCGTTGCGCGAGTTGTACGAGGTGGCGTATCCGGGGAACTGGTTCGATCCGCGGATGGTGGACACCGGCAGGTATGTGGGGGTGTGGGCCGAGGGCGCTCTGGTGGCGGTGGCGGGGGTGCACGTGTACTCCCCCGCTTTTCAGGTGGCGGCGTTGGGCAATGTGACCACTCATCCGGCCTGGCGTGGTCGGGGGTTGGCCTCGGCGGTGGTGGCCCGGTTGTGTGGGTTGCTGCGGGCCGAGGTGGAGCATGTGACGTTGAACGTGAAGGCGGACAACGGTGCCGCGGTGCGGTTGTATGAGCGGCTGGGTTTCCGTCGGGTGGCCGAGTACGGGGAGTTCGATCTGCGGGCGGTCGGCTGCTGA
- a CDS encoding TSUP family transporter has protein sequence MELDPLTVSILLTAAALAGWVDAVVGGGGLLLLPALLVAAPGMPPATALGTNKLAAIAGTATAALTFARRTKIDWAVAGPAAAVAVVCAGVGAALAGAVPPSAYRPVVLVVLLLVALFVLLRPRLGVVAVPQRRTRKRIVVAVLVAGLGIATYDGLIGPGTGTFLVLAFTTLVGADFLQGSAMAKVVNAGTNAGALAVFAVTGNVWWLLGAAMAVCNIAGAMVGARMAVRRGAGFVRVVLLVVVVALVAKLGYDQWLAG, from the coding sequence GTGGAGCTTGATCCTTTGACCGTGTCGATCCTGCTGACGGCTGCTGCGTTGGCCGGGTGGGTGGATGCGGTGGTCGGTGGCGGTGGGTTGTTGCTGTTGCCGGCGTTGTTGGTGGCGGCGCCGGGGATGCCGCCGGCTACCGCGTTGGGGACGAACAAGTTGGCGGCGATCGCGGGTACGGCGACGGCGGCGTTGACCTTCGCCCGCCGTACGAAGATCGACTGGGCGGTGGCGGGTCCGGCGGCGGCGGTGGCGGTGGTGTGTGCGGGGGTGGGTGCGGCGTTGGCGGGGGCGGTGCCGCCGTCTGCGTACCGGCCGGTGGTGTTGGTGGTGTTGTTGCTGGTGGCGTTGTTCGTGTTGTTGCGGCCCCGGTTGGGGGTGGTGGCGGTGCCGCAGCGGCGGACCCGTAAGCGGATCGTGGTGGCGGTGTTGGTGGCGGGGTTGGGTATCGCCACCTATGACGGGTTGATCGGTCCGGGTACGGGGACGTTTCTGGTGTTGGCGTTCACCACGTTGGTGGGGGCGGATTTCCTGCAGGGTTCGGCGATGGCGAAGGTGGTGAACGCGGGTACGAACGCGGGGGCCCTGGCGGTGTTCGCGGTGACCGGGAACGTGTGGTGGTTGTTGGGTGCGGCGATGGCGGTGTGCAACATCGCGGGGGCGATGGTGGGGGCTCGGATGGCGGTGCGGCGGGGGGCCGGGTTCGTGCGGGTGGTGTTGCTGGTGGTGGTGGTGGCGTTGGTGGCGAAGTTGGGGTACGACCAGTGGCTGGCCGGCTGA
- a CDS encoding endonuclease/exonuclease/phosphatase family protein, producing the protein MRLATFNLLHGRSLTDGLVDPNRLAAAVTALDADVLALQEVDRDQSRSGNLDLTAIAAQALNADEHRFAAAVVGTPGIAFRPLTHDDDGHGEPCYGVGLISRHPVTTWQVTRLRAAPVRSPVYAPGPGLILLRDEPRVLLAAVLDTPHGQLTVAATHLSFVPGWNIHQLRQVVRALRTLPAPRILLGDLNLPAWATRLTTGWHLLGRRPTYPAAAPRVQLDHAIADRRGFTHLPPVTAVRTPLSTISDHRPLLVDLG; encoded by the coding sequence GTGCGCCTGGCCACGTTCAACCTGCTGCACGGCCGATCACTGACCGACGGACTGGTCGACCCGAACCGCCTGGCCGCCGCCGTCACCGCCCTCGACGCCGACGTCCTCGCCCTCCAGGAAGTCGACCGCGACCAGTCCCGCAGCGGCAACCTGGACCTCACCGCCATCGCCGCCCAAGCCCTCAACGCCGACGAACACCGCTTCGCCGCCGCCGTCGTCGGCACCCCCGGCATCGCCTTCCGCCCCCTCACCCACGACGACGACGGCCACGGCGAACCCTGCTACGGCGTCGGCCTGATCTCCCGCCACCCCGTCACCACCTGGCAGGTCACCCGCCTACGAGCCGCCCCCGTACGCTCCCCGGTCTACGCACCCGGCCCCGGCCTCATCCTGCTCCGCGACGAACCCCGCGTCCTGCTCGCCGCCGTCCTGGACACCCCCCACGGACAACTCACCGTCGCCGCCACCCACCTGTCCTTCGTCCCCGGCTGGAACATCCACCAACTCCGCCAGGTCGTCCGCGCCCTACGCACCCTGCCCGCCCCCCGAATCCTGCTCGGCGACCTCAACCTGCCCGCCTGGGCCACCCGACTCACCACCGGCTGGCACCTGCTCGGCCGCCGACCCACCTACCCGGCCGCCGCACCCCGCGTCCAACTCGACCACGCCATCGCCGACCGGCGCGGCTTCACCCACCTGCCCCCGGTCACCGCGGTACGCACCCCACTGTCGACCATCTCCGACCACCGGCCCCTGCTGGTCGACCTCGGCTGA
- a CDS encoding helix-turn-helix domain-containing protein yields MAQPDDVLDDDNYPAYTMGRAAEIVGTSQDFLRRLDEAKLIIPFRSAGGHRRYSRYQLRLAARAREMVDHGTALEAACRIIILEDQLEEALQQNRNHQRRRQSGAA; encoded by the coding sequence ATGGCCCAACCCGACGACGTGCTCGACGACGACAACTACCCCGCCTACACCATGGGCCGCGCTGCGGAGATCGTGGGCACCTCGCAGGACTTCCTGCGCCGCCTCGACGAGGCAAAGCTGATCATCCCGTTCCGCTCCGCCGGCGGACACCGCCGCTACTCCCGCTACCAACTGCGCTTGGCAGCACGAGCCCGGGAGATGGTCGACCACGGCACGGCCCTCGAAGCCGCATGCCGGATCATCATCCTCGAAGACCAGCTGGAAGAAGCCCTCCAGCAGAACCGGAACCACCAGCGCCGTCGGCAATCCGGCGCCGCCTGA
- a CDS encoding tyrosine-type recombinase/integrase — MHDKSDGRVVGLIEAFLTARATRKPSAHTQAAYRRDLTAVAGLAAELATPPLPLADLRIGALSPGLLRAAFARFAADRAAASVGRAWSTWNSFFTFLVAEQVVPGNPMPAVGRPRTPLPQPKPLRGEDTPEQLLASMARGEGRQRDPWPERDVAVLALALCAGLRLSELLALRVGSLGGRPGERRVEVAGKGGRPRVLPVEPGLDEVLSAYLDSRVRRFGARTVRPDAPLLVDRRGEPLRRGGLQYLVESCYRRAGIGDRVPRGARLHALRHTFATRLAEDGAGAAEIMRLLGHASLASSQTYIEVTAAQQREAVRANRTNRALVGLVRSQAG, encoded by the coding sequence ATGCATGACAAATCGGACGGCAGGGTTGTGGGGCTGATCGAGGCGTTTCTGACGGCACGGGCCACCCGCAAGCCTTCTGCCCACACTCAGGCCGCGTACCGACGGGATCTGACCGCGGTGGCGGGTCTCGCCGCGGAGCTGGCCACCCCTCCCCTCCCCCTTGCCGACCTTCGGATCGGTGCCCTCTCCCCCGGCCTGCTGCGGGCGGCCTTCGCCCGGTTCGCCGCCGACCGGGCCGCCGCCTCGGTGGGTCGGGCCTGGTCCACCTGGAACAGCTTCTTCACCTTCCTGGTGGCCGAGCAGGTGGTGCCGGGCAACCCGATGCCGGCGGTGGGTCGTCCTCGCACCCCGCTCCCCCAGCCGAAGCCGCTGCGGGGTGAGGACACCCCGGAGCAGTTGCTGGCCTCGATGGCGCGGGGTGAGGGGCGGCAGCGTGACCCCTGGCCGGAGCGGGACGTGGCGGTGCTGGCGCTGGCGTTGTGTGCGGGGTTGCGGTTGTCGGAGCTGTTGGCTCTGCGGGTCGGTTCCCTGGGGGGTAGGCCCGGTGAGCGTCGGGTGGAGGTGGCCGGCAAGGGTGGGCGGCCTCGGGTGTTGCCGGTGGAGCCGGGCCTGGACGAGGTGCTGTCGGCCTATCTGGACAGCCGGGTGCGCCGGTTCGGTGCGCGTACGGTGCGCCCGGATGCGCCGTTGTTGGTGGACCGGCGGGGTGAGCCGCTGCGCCGGGGTGGTCTGCAGTATCTGGTGGAGTCCTGTTACCGGCGGGCCGGGATCGGTGACCGGGTGCCGCGTGGGGCGCGGTTGCACGCGTTGCGGCACACCTTCGCCACCCGTCTGGCGGAGGACGGTGCCGGGGCGGCGGAGATCATGCGGTTGCTGGGACATGCCTCGTTGGCGTCGTCGCAGACCTACATCGAGGTGACCGCGGCGCAGCAGCGGGAGGCGGTGCGGGCCAACCGCACGAATCGGGCCCTGGTCGGGTTGGTGCGGTCTCAGGCAGGTTGA
- a CDS encoding SigE family RNA polymerase sigma factor, with amino-acid sequence MPDDDEERFREFVLQQWGPLTRTAYLLTGDRGVAEDLVQSALEKTHRRWSRILRKDAPGAYVRRAMINTAVSWRRRRRTIEVPLLDADTIATPDAYQHAENRHQLLGALRRLPPRMRAVLVLRYFEDLSEADIARLLDCSPGTVKSQASRGLARLRTDLEPPPTIIETSLQEDPA; translated from the coding sequence ATGCCGGATGACGACGAGGAACGATTCCGCGAGTTCGTGTTGCAGCAGTGGGGACCGTTGACCCGAACGGCATATCTGCTCACCGGTGACCGGGGCGTCGCCGAAGACCTGGTGCAATCAGCGCTGGAGAAGACCCACCGGCGGTGGAGTCGGATTCTCCGCAAGGACGCGCCCGGGGCATACGTCCGCCGCGCGATGATCAACACCGCGGTGTCGTGGCGACGACGCCGCCGAACAATCGAGGTACCACTACTCGACGCCGACACCATCGCCACCCCCGACGCCTATCAGCACGCGGAGAACCGGCATCAGTTGCTGGGGGCGCTGCGCCGCCTCCCGCCACGAATGCGGGCCGTGCTCGTCCTGCGGTACTTCGAGGATCTCAGCGAGGCTGACATCGCCCGACTACTCGACTGTTCACCTGGAACGGTCAAGAGCCAGGCGTCACGAGGACTGGCCCGGCTACGAACTGACCTGGAGCCGCCGCCCACGATCATCGAGACCAGCCTCCAGGAGGATCCAGCATGA
- a CDS encoding FadR/GntR family transcriptional regulator: MSETQPTPRFRQRAAKMGELVARQILEDIVEQGLSPGAALPTEAQMLQAYGVSRGTLREALRILEHNGLLRVRPGRGGGPIVGAVDPHTFGRTMALFLQMGRTRFGELVEARVVMEPLMARLAAERRDAARLRELAESMREHSTLEERDEASYLAVMQRFHGVVAGLSGNGVLDLFGRGLKEIYTERVVAAERRPERWEDVRREHQAVAAAIVDGDGALAERLMREHMLALADHLDRDYAGLHDEVVGWW; encoded by the coding sequence ATGTCCGAGACCCAGCCGACTCCGCGGTTTCGTCAGCGTGCGGCGAAGATGGGCGAGCTGGTGGCTCGGCAGATCCTGGAGGACATCGTCGAGCAGGGGCTCTCCCCCGGTGCGGCGTTGCCGACCGAGGCGCAGATGTTGCAGGCGTACGGGGTCAGTCGGGGCACGTTGCGTGAGGCGTTGCGGATTCTGGAGCACAACGGTCTGCTGCGGGTGCGGCCGGGTCGTGGTGGTGGGCCGATCGTCGGGGCGGTGGATCCGCACACCTTCGGTCGGACGATGGCGTTGTTTCTGCAGATGGGGCGGACCCGGTTCGGTGAGCTGGTCGAGGCCCGGGTGGTCATGGAGCCGTTGATGGCTCGGTTGGCGGCGGAGCGTCGGGATGCGGCGCGGTTGCGGGAGTTGGCCGAGTCGATGCGGGAGCACAGCACCTTGGAGGAGCGTGACGAGGCCAGTTATCTGGCGGTCATGCAGCGGTTCCACGGTGTGGTGGCGGGGTTGTCGGGCAACGGGGTGCTGGATCTGTTCGGTCGGGGGTTGAAGGAGATCTACACCGAGCGGGTGGTGGCGGCGGAGCGTCGTCCGGAGCGGTGGGAGGATGTGCGGCGTGAGCATCAGGCGGTGGCCGCGGCGATCGTGGATGGGGACGGGGCGTTGGCGGAGCGGTTGATGCGGGAGCACATGCTGGCCCTGGCCGACCACCTCGACCGTGACTATGCGGGGTTGCACGACGAGGTGGTCGGCTGGTGGTGA